From the Prosthecobacter sp. SYSU 5D2 genome, the window AATAACCGCCTCTGCCCTTTCCGCATCCGCAAAACGAACCGCAACGCCAAGCAACGCTTATGAAAACATCCAGACTCGTTCTTGCCAGCTTCCTGGCGGCCGCCGCAGCCGCCGCCCAGAGTGGCGGCACCGTCGTCACCTCCGCCCCGTCCATCGAGGCGGCCATCAACACCTCCAGCACGGACCTGAACGCCACCCTGACGCAGCTCCTCAACGAGGCGGAAAGGCAGACTGAAAAGCTGCAGACCAGCCTGGACCGCATGGGGGATCCGGCGGCGGTGAACCTGGCCTCCGTGCAGCTCATCAAGCAGGACATCCTGGATTCCGCCACCCTGCTGAAGACGGAGGACCAGCAGCGCATGATGATGACCGGCCTCACCGGCGCAGAAGTTTTTACCGATGATGCCTTCGGCCTCATGGAGCCCATCGGCGCCACCGTCACCAAGGACGACGGCACGGAAGTGGAGCGTGACCCGGAAAAGTACCGCATGGAAGCCGCCGTGATGGCGCAGATCAAGGAATTCAAGCGCGTCCGTGAGGAGGCCCTGCAGCGGAAAACCGCCCTGACCACGGAGCTGGGGGAGGTGATCCAGGATCTCGAAGATGCCCAGGACCTGGCCTCCATTCAAAAGCTCAACGCCATGATCACGCTGCTGCGCGGGCAGATTGATGAGATCAACCAGAGCATCCTCATCGCCCAGGCGGATGCGGAGATGACGCAGAAGGAGCTCGTGGGCCAGGCCCAGATCATGACCAAGGCCAAGAGTGAGGCGGCCATGCTGAACCGCCCGGCTCCGGATCCTGCGACGGCGACGGGCACCTTTCCCGGATTAGGCACCACGCCCAGGAAGCTTCCCTGGGGGCGCAAGGGCAGCACTGGCAACCCTGGCGGGACCGAGGAGGAAGTACCCTGATTTGAGGCCTCGCAGGACGCTCCGGGTGGAGCGCTCACCTGAGCCTGTTTTTTCCACTTATTCATCATGACTTTCCTCGCCGCAGGCACCGTTGACCTCATCCAGTCGGGTGGGAATCCGCTGTTCTTCTTTTATGAAGACCTGGCGGATGTCTGCGTGCGTTGCAGCGAGGTGCTGCAGCTTATCGCTTTTGTGATCATGTTTGCCGGCCTGCTCCTGCAGGTGTACAAAGGCATGATCGGCGGGGACCTGTCCGGCATGTTCAGGCAGATCTTGGTGACGGGCATCATCATCGCCATCATGCCTTATTACCCGGAGTGGATGCTGGCGGCGCAATCTGCTTTAAGCGGTGATCTGCTGTCGGCACTGGAGGTGGACCCGCTTTCGGTCCTGACCAATTTTGGCGAAAGCTTCGCGGAAGCGCCTTTTGATACGAACAGTGCGCCGGACATCATTTTGGGCATCTTTGATCCGCTGGCCTGGTTTGAATACTTTGCCACCGCCATCGGGCTCTTCCTCATGGCCTGCATCGCCATCGTCATGTATGCCCTGTTCTGGTGCGGTTTCCAGATCCAGGTCATCGCCATTTACCTGGGCAGTGCCTGTGCGCCCATCTTCCTGGCCATGCTGGTCTTTGAGCAGACGAAGGATACCGGGGTGAAGTATCACATCGGGCTGATCAGCATCTGCTTCTGGCCGCTGGGCTGGGGGCTGGGCATGCTGTTTACGGAGGCGATGATGACCTCCTTTGGGCTCGCCGCGACGATCGTCCTGTTCATCACGGGGCCCATCGGCGCGATCCCGTTCGTCGGCTGGATCATCCAGGTGGGTGCCATCATCATCTTCCTGCTCATCATCATCGTCTGGCTGATTGTGGTGCTCTTTGCCGCGCCGAAGATCGTCTCCAAGGCCATCACCACGGGGGCCAACATTGGCATGGGCCTGGTCTCCGCTGCGGGCAGCACTGCCATGGGCGTGGGCAGCGCGGGCGTGTCTGCGGCCTCCGGTGCGGCCATGATGGCCGGCGGTGCGGCCCTGACGGCCACCGGTGCCGGGGCGCCCGTGGGTGCAGGCATGATGGCGGCCGGAGCGGGCTCCATGGGCGGGGCCGGGGCCAGCCTGGGCAGCACCATCAGCAGCGCGGGGGACAAGTAAGCAATACGAAGCATGAAAGGCGTCACCGACATATTCATCTCCAAGCAAAAGCTGGCCATCTTCTGGTTCCTGGTGAGCCTGGGCTGCATCGTCGGCACGGCCTGGCATCTTTATGGCGTGGCCATCGAAGGGCGCAGCCGCATGCTCTATGTGCCCATCGAGCAGGCGGACGTTTACATTGACACGGAGCTGACCAGCCAGGGTCTGGATGACATGGTGGACTTCCAGACGCGGCTGACGCTGGAGACGTTTTTAAACCGCGGCCCGAAAGGACCCGTCACGGCGGAGCGCATCGGCTTCCTCTTCAACCCCGCCGGGCATGAGCAGGCGCTGCGGGACATCAAAGATAACAGCTATGACTTCCGCACCCGCCAGATCCACCAGATGCTGGAGATCGGCGCCGTCAGCGCCCTGCATTATCCGGACGGCAGCGCGACCACCCGTGCGGGCGGCCAGCTCATCCGCGTCAGCATTGACCCCACGGAGAAGCAGGCCATCACCCAGGCCTTCAGTTTCAATGCCATCATGCAATGGGAGCGTAACAAGAACCTGCGGGACCGGAAGCGCTTCCTCTTCGTCTGCAAAGACATCCAGTATGACCTCAAGGAAATCTCCAGCTCTGCGAATCAGTGACCGCCATGCCTGACGCTTCCATGACTCCCGCATCCCCCTCCTCTCTGCAGCCCATCACCGCCCCGGCGGGGGAGCGGAAGGAATCCGTCGTGCCGTCAGTGAAAGCGCCGGTCAAGGAGGCTGTGGTGAAAGTGCCGCGCCGCCGCAGCGCCATTGATACCCTGGTGGCGCGGGACAAGACGGCGGTGTTCTGGTTCCTGGTGGCCTGCGTGGTGGCCTCCGGCTGCGCCTGGTACCTCGTCATCATGGCGGAGGTGCTGAAGGCGCGCCCGCCCTTTGTCGTCATGGACACCGCCGGGGCCTACTATGTGGCGCCGGGGCTGAACTTTGACAGCATGAAGCCCATGCATGTGGACCTGACCATGATCGCGGTGGAGACGATGTTTGAGCGCGGGCCCGAGGGCCTGTACCGCGGGGAGCGGGTGGACAGGCTGTTTAACCGCCAGGGCAAGAGCATGCTCCAGGACATCTTGAAAAAAGAGGACTCCTACTTTTTAAACCAGAAGGTGGAGCAGACGGTGGAGCTGGAGGGGGAGCCCAAGCTCACCGGCGCGCTCTCCACCGCCGCCGCCACCGTGGCCACCGGCCTGGTCACGCGGCGCGGCTTTTTCAAAGGCCAGGCCCAGGTGGAGAGCTACCGCTTCAAGGTGGCCTTCATCTGGAGGATGAACCCGAACATGCGCGGCAACCGGCTCTACCCGGCCGTGATTGACAAGATCAGCACTTACAGCCTGGAGAAAATCAGCGAATAAATGACCATGCTCCGTCATCTCCCACTCACCCTTTTGTTAGGCCTGCTGCCGCAAATGCTGCCTGCGCAGGTGCAGGAAGGACGCGAGCTCGTCATGCTGGACCCGAAAAAGCTGGTCAATGAGATCGCCATCAACAGCACCGTGGCCACCACCATCACCTTTCCGGCCAAAATTACCCTGCTGACGGGTTTTGGCATGGTCACGGATCCCTCCGCCGCCCGGCACATGGAGCTGAGCAAGGTGGCGCTGGTGCATTATGACAATGTGCTGGACGACACCCTGGTGGTGCGCCTGGTGAAGCAGGGGGAGCCTTGCCACGTCACCGTACGCACGGACAAGCACATCCACCTGCTGCGTTTTGTCCCCTCGGAGCTGGCCAACCTGGCCGTCATCGTCCCGCCGCCGGTGGAGCGGGATGCGGCCGTGCCGGTCAGCTCGGAATCCATCGTCAAAAACCGCATTGATTACAATACGGAGGAGCTCGTCGGCGTGCTCAGCAAGGCCAAGAACCGCAAGGCGCTGCAGCCGCTGAACCCCGGTTTGTACTCCGGCTGGCTGGAGCGCAACGGGCTGGACATGACGGTGACGGACGACGCCCTGACGACGACCATCTATGAGATCCAGCGCCAGCCGGCCAAGGACGCCACCGTCTTCCGCTGCTGGATCACCAATACCGGCACCGAGTCCTATGAGTTTGAGCCCAATGGCGTGAAGGTCCGGGTGGGAGAGCGCAGCTACAACGCCCAGCTTGTTGACTGCAGCGGCCTGGTGCAGCCCGGCCAGCGCGTGCCCATGGAGGTCGTTCTCCAGGGCGGGCCTGGCGGCGGGCGGGAGGGCCTTTCCATCCAGCAGGACTTCCGCATCGAGCTGCCTGAGCCAGGCCGCACCCAGGCCTCCGCCGCTCTGTTTGGGGATGCCAATGCCATGATGCTGGATGATGGCAGCAAATAACCCCGAAGACCTTTTTCCGCTCCCATGAAACATCTTCAAAAACCCGGTGTACAAATGGCCCTCCTGGCCGTGGTGCTCATGATCGCCGCCGGGGCGTTTTTCCTGACCAAGCAGCCCGCGCCGCCGGTGAATGCGCCGCCCAAGGAGGACCGGAAAGGCAACCCCGTCACCACGGAGACGCTGGCCCTGGATGACAAAAAAGTGACCCTGGAAGAAAACCGCACCGCCCGGATCGGCACGGACCAGCAGGTGGAGCGCTTCGTGGTGCCGGCCAAGAAACCGCCGCCGCCCTCCCTCATCAACATGGGCGGCAGCGGCAAGAAAAAGGATGAGGCGCCGCCTCCCTATCCCCGCCTGGTCCACATCACCAACACCACACCGCCGGAGTTCAAGCCCTCCGAGCCGGAGTTCTTTGCCCCGCGCGGCATGCTTTTCAAAGCTGCCTTGGTGCTGACGGTGGATTCCTCCAGTCTGGAGACGCCCGTGCTGGCGCTGGTGACGGAGGATGTCTATTGGAACGGCCGGCTCATCGTCCCGGCCGGCACCCAGGTGCATGCCCAGGCCAGCAAAGGCCGCGTGCGTGACCGCATGGAGATCACCGGCACCTACACCTTCGTCTGGGCGGACGGGCGGGAATACAACATCAACTGCGTGGCGCTGGACCATGTGCGCCTGTCTGACGGCAGCTACGGCATCACGGACGGCTCCGCCGGCATCCGCGGCCAGATCATCCAGAACGACCAGTATGCCGAGCTGAAGATCCTGGTGGCGGAGGCGCTGCAGGGCATCATGAACAACCAGCAGGACCAGTTCCAGACCGTCTATGGCCTGGTCCCGCAGAACAACAGCCGCAATGCCGCGCTGGGCGGCGGCTCCCAGGCCGCATCGGCCTACTCCGGCCTGCTGACGAAAAAGCTGGAGGCGGACCTGGACTTCGTCCGCGTGGCCGCCGGCACCCAGTTTTACATCTTCACCAAGGACGTCTTCGAGCCGGACCTGGCCAGCGTGGCTGGTCTGCGCCAGGGCGGCAAGGCCGCCTCCAGCTGGCAGCTCGCCGAAGAAACCTACCAGCGCGCCCAGGCGCAGGCCGCCTCCGCTTCAGACGGGGCCGCCAAAACCGCTGAAACCACCCGCCAGGCGGAGGAGCAGCGGCGCACGGCGGAGCGCGCCGCCCGCGTCAGCAGTCTGGTCTCTCCGGCCGCCGCCACCACCACCAGTACCTCTTCCTCCTCCAGCACCACGCCATGACCACCATGATCCGATCTGCCCTCACCGCCGCCGCCTGTGCCCTGCTGGCCTCCTGCGCCTCTGAAAAGGAGCCCGCCCTGCCGGATGATCCGCTGGCCTTCCCCGTGGAGGAGCAGGAGCCCGCCTACATTCCCACCTACTCCAAGACCGTCGTGGCCGGCTGGCCCAAGGGCCGCAGCCTGGACCCGCATGACCAGTCCCGCGTGCGCCTGGATGAGGAGGTGCATGCCTACCATGTGGGCCGCCTGCCCAGCCGCGACCGGCGGGAGATGCATGAGGCGCACACCGTTTACCGCGTGGAGCAGGATGCCCGCTGGGATACCCGCCTGCCCGCTACGCCCATGGATTCACGCGGCGTCGTCCTGGGCATCGTGGAGCCCTCCCGCAGCGCCGTGCCCAGCACCACCCTCATCGAGCAGGAGCGCCAGAGCCTGATGGCCAAAACCCAGTCCCTCACCATCACCATGGCCAAGCTGGGCACCCTGCAAAAGGACCTGGAAAAGAAACGCCTGGCCTTTGAGGAGGCGGAGGAGGAGTCCAAGGAAATCCAGACCTACCTGTCCAAAACCATCCAGGAGCGGGACCAGGCACGCACCGAGCTGGAACAGGTCAAAACCCGGCTGGAAGAGCTGGAGGATGCCGAGCGCCTGCGCCTGCGCTCCTCCTCCCAGGGTTTCGGCAGCAGCAAAAAGTAAGAGCCCATTTGATTTTTTTTCGCAAACCGGCATGGCAGATCTAGAGCTTATTCGCGGCCTCCCCCCGTTCCTGCTGGAGCGCATCATCGGCCAGGATCACGTGATCCCCAAGGTGGTACCCATCGTCCAGAACGGCGAGCTGGGCCTCAGCGATCCTGGCCGTCCGAAGGGTACCTTTCTCTTCCTGGGCCCCACCGGCGTGGGCAAGACGGAGATCACCCTGCTGCTCTGCGAATACATTTTCAAAGACGTCAACAAGCACTGCATCCGCCTGGACATGTCCGAATACCAGAACCAGGAATCTCTGGGCCTCCTGCTCGGCCAGGGGGAGGGCAGCCGGGGCAACATGGGCCGCTTTTATGACCGTGCCGAGGGCCGCGGCATCATCCTCTTTGACGAGATCGAAAAAGCCCACCCGCGCGTGCTGGACATCTTTCTCCAGGTGCTGGATGCCGGCCGCATCACCGTCGCCAACGGCGAGACGCTGAACCTCTGCAACTTCTACATCGTCGCCACCTCCAACATCGGTGCCGATGCCCTCATGGAGCTGAAAAACAGCCCCATGTCCACCATCGAGCGCTTCATTGAAGACCTGGCCGCCGCCGAGCTGCGCCCGGAAGTGCTCGCCCGTTTCAACGTCCGCTGCGTCTTCCAAAAGCTCGGTTACGCCGCGCAGAAACAGATCGCCAGCATCATGCTGAACAAGGAGCTCAAAAACCTGCGCAGCAAAGGCTACGAGCTCACCGCCGGCCAGGGCGTCATTGACCTCCTCGTCTCCCAGGGCGTGGAGCCGCGCCTGGGCGTGCGCCGCATGCGAACCACTGCTGAGAGCAACTGCCGACATGCCGTGCGGGAGGCCCTCATGGCGGGAAAACCCACCTCCGGAACCCTCATCGCCGAAAATGGGCATCTGGTCATCCATTCGTGACTTTTACTTCCGCTGGAAGCCGGAGCTGGACCTCTACGGCATCAGCGCCCTGCTCATCCTCAGCGCCATCATCACGGACCGCTGGGCCGCCGCCGGCATTGTCTTCATCGGCATGCTCATCATGGATGCCATGCGCCGCTGGGGCGAGCCGTACCGCCAGCTCGGCAAGGCCGAGCTGGAGCGCCGCCGCCGGGAGAACAAAGCCTACTGGGACGAGCGCTTTGCCGAATGGTTTGGCCGGTTTCAAAAAGACCCGGACGATGCACCCCCGCCCGCCGCCACCCGCCTCATCCCCCAGCCCCGGCGTGACGATGAGGAGCCGCCGCCGGAAAGCCCGGCCCTCATCGTCGAAGAGGAGAAACCTGTCATTCCTGTCCCCCCGCCTGTCACACATGAGACCTGACGGGCTAATCCCTTTTGCGCCGCCGCCGCCTCCCATGCCGTCATTTCCCACATCCCTCCGCTCCGCCCTCCGGCTCCTCATCGGCCTGGCCGCCCTGCTCTTGCTGGGCGCCTGCACCACGCCGCCCGCCTTCCTGGCGGATTCAGACGTCATACCCGTCGGCAGCCGCATCGAGTTCTGGGTGGACCATGACGACTTCGGCTGGCATAACTCCAACATCCACATCGCCTACCTGCCCCGCCCCATGACCGGGGCCGAGGCCCGCCAGTGGGCTGAAGGCGTCGGCAACCGCGATGCCGGCCTCCAGTGGACCCGTTATTACCTGAAAGTCACCCACCCGGAGCCTTACCGGAAAGAATACCGCACCGCCGTCTTCCCCACCCGCGCCCACCCGCACGAGCTGGTCAGGCACTGAGACATCCGCCTCACCTCCCGTCCCCGAATCCATCTGCCACCGCCATGTCTGACAATCCCGCCGCCACCGCCGCCCAAGAGCTCAAAAAATGGCTCGAACTGCTCGAGAAAATGCTCAACAAACAGGAGTCTGACAAGCTCTCCGCCGACAAAGCCAAGCTGGACAGCGACCGCTTTAATTCCATGCTCAAAGAGCTCAAAGGCATCAAAGAAGGCATAGACACGCTGCCGGACAGCCCGGAAAAGATCGATCTGCTCAAAAGTATCGATAAGAACCTCCAAACTCTCAATGATCATGGCAACAAAGTGGTTCACGAACTTGGTGGGAGCCAGGATATAGATGGCAAATCCGTCTTGCCGCCGGATGCAAATGCCCCGGGCCTCGGCACCGGGCTAAAAGCGGGCGATACCGCCCTGGCCGCCACCCCGCCTCCCCTACCGGTGGGAGGCCCGGCACTGTAAGTCATGGCCACGCCCCCCCAAAAAAAGAAAGCGGATCCCGCCCGTGACCTCGATGGCAACGGCATCATAGACGGTGCCGACGACCCTTCCCGCGATCTCGACAAGGACGGCCGCATTGATGTGGGAGACCGCAAGCTCAACGACCTCAACAAAGACGGCCGCATCGATGCCGCCGACAGCCGGGTCAATGACCTGGACGGCGACAACGAGATTGATGCCAACGACCGCCGCCTCAAGCAGGAGCAAGCGCGGGCCAAAGAGGAGCAGTCCCAAAGCGTCGGCGAATCCCTGGGCCTGAAAAAAGAAGACGGCAAATGGCAGCAGTCCCACGCCCAGTCCCTGCCCGCCGCCGGCCACAAGCTGCGCTAGAAGGTGGGATGGGGAGCAGGCGCGGGAAGGCCCGTCTGGAAGAATGGCGCAGCTTATATGATCAACGTAGCAGACGGACGATAGCAGCGGCCCGTGACATGGCGTGAAATCAGCCAAGTCATGAGGACATGATGTCACAGGACAAGGACAGCAGGTCAGTCGAGGAAACGGTCACGCCATTCGGGGCGGGGAAGGGGGCAGGCGTCCTTCTTGCCGAACCATTGATAACGATGTCTGGCGATGAAGAGATAGGCGCGGTCACGCAGCGGCCGGGGGATGATCTTGAAGATCCGGGTCAGGCTCCAGAGGCCGCCGAGATAGGCGGCCAGCTCCAGGGCGGCATCACTTTCGCGGAAGGCTCCATCGGGAGTGATGAAGAGCATGGTATCGGGGGCATCGGGGTCCAGACCGTGCTCGCTGTAGAGCTTACGGCCGGCTTCGGACTGGATAGAGGCGAAGTGGATGAGGCCCTGGCGGTCGTGCTTGAGCACAAACTGGACACCCTCATGGCAAAGGTTGCAGACGCCGTCGAACAGCCAGATGTGGGTCGGAAATTGGGCTTGGGCAGTCATACGATTGGGGGGCGACTTGAAGTCTAAGGGATCGTCGGGGCGATGTGCAAGACATCCTGAGGTTTTACCGAAGATCCTACCCGGACTCAGGCGGGACGCCCGTGTCCCATGCTGCATCAAGACACCCTGCAGTTCTATTGAAGGTCCTGCCTGCTGCCGACGTATGTGTTTGCCATGAAGAGCCTGTATGTTCTGCCCCTCCTGGGATTTGTCATGTCCGGTTTGCACGCGGCGGAAACCCCGCCGATCCGGGGGCTGAGCCGGACCGATCTCCTGGAGCATAAGGATAGCAGCGGCGCTCTGAAAAAGGCGGCTACCCCAGCGCAATGGGAGATCCGGAGGCGGGAGGCCATCGCGGCATTTGAAAGCGTGGCCGGGCCGCTTCCAGGCGCTGACAAACGCTGCCCGCTGGACCTGCGGGTGGAGGAGGAGGCAGACTGCGGCAGCTATGTGCGGCGGCTGATCAGCTATGAGTCATCCCCCGGAGGACGGGTGTCGGCGTATCTTTGCATCCCCAAGGCGGCGCTGGCGGGCCAGGCGGCTCCGGGTGTGCTGTGCCTGCACCCCACGGAGAACAATATCGGCTTTAAGGTGGTGGTCGGGCTCGGCGGCAAACCGCACCGGCAGTATGCTTCCGAGCTGGCCGAACGGGGCTATGTCACTCTGGCCCCCAGCTATCCGCTGCTGGCGCAGTATCAGCCGGATTTAAAGGCCTTGGGCTTCACCAGCGGCACCATGAAGGCAGTTTGGGATAACATTCGCGGTCTGGACCTGCTGGAGACGCTGCCCTATGTGAAAAAGGAGGCGGGCTTTGCCACCATCGGCCATTCATTGGGCGGGCATAACAGCATCTTCACAGCCGTGTTTGATACCCGGCTAAAAGTCATCGTCACCAGCTGCGGTTTTGATTCGGTGCTGGACTATAAAGGCGGCAATCTCAAGGGATGGGTGCAGGAGCGGTACATGCTGAAGATGGGGGACTACCTGGGCAGGCCGCAGGACGTGCCTTTTGATTATTACGAACTCATCGCCTGCCTGGCCCCCCGGCATCTCTATGTGAATGCGCCCCTGCGCGATTCTAACTTCAAGTGGGACAGCGTTGACCGCATCGCTGCGGCTGCGGCGGGGGTGTATCAGCTCTACGAGGCAGGGGACCGTATTCACATACGTCACCCCGACAGCGACCATGACTTCCCGGATGTGGAGAGGTATGAATCGTATAAACTGATTGAATCCGTACTGGGCAAGCCCTGAGCGGGAAAGTGAAGAATAGAGGGAAGATTGGGCATCTCCCTGCTGTTCTGTCTGGTAGTCTTACCTGCGCCGTGTGAAACTGAAGCTATGAAACTGCTGCCTGCTTTATTTGCCCTCGGTCTCCTGGGTTATGCCCTGGCGGAGGAGGCGGCCTCGCCAACCAACTTTGGTATCACAGACGGCTCCGTGCCGGAAGATCCGCGCGAGGCGGGCCGGGGCGGCCAGTTCATGGACTTTCCCACCTGGCCAGTGAGCAAGGAGCTGCCTAACGATGTATTCACCTTTGCCCGCCTGAGGTACAATTCCGAAAGCTACGGTTGGGGGCGGCGGCGAGGGGGCGGCCGCTGGACGACCGACTATCCGGATGCGGACCTGAACTTCAGCTACCGCCTCCAGCAGCTCACCTCCCTGCAAGTCAGCCCCAAGGGGGCCGTGGTGGACATCAATGCCGAGCAGATGCGCCACTACCCGTTCATCTACATGATCGAGCCGGGGAACATCAGCATCACGGATGACGAGGCCAAGGTGATGCGGGAATACATGCTCAATGGCGGCTTCATCATGGTGGATGACTTTTGGGGGGAGCAGGAGTGGGACACCTTTTACGGAGCCCTGAAGCAGATCTTCCCAGACCGGGAGCCGGAGGAACTGCCGCTGGAGCATGAGATCTTCCACATGGTGTTCCCGCTAAAAGTGAAGCCGCAGATCCCCAGTGTGGGCCACGCGATGGCAGGGCGGTCCATGGGCATCACGGCGGAGCGGCAGGATGCGCAGACCCCGCATTACCGGGCCATCTTTGATGACAATCAGCGCATCGTCATGATGATCTGCCACAACACCGACCTGGGCGATGGGTGGGAGGAAGAAGGCACGGACCCCTGGTACTTCCGCGAGTTCTCAGAGAAGTATGCGTATCCGCTGGGCATCAACATCGTCTTCTATGCGCTGACGCATTGAGGGGGCAGTAGTGTAGCTGCGCTCGCCAGAGCGTGGGATGGGGGAGAGCGGTGGCAGCCATGGGAACCACCTGCTTGCGCAGGCGGCTACGAAAAACCCGTCCTCCTGCGGGGCAAGAGGACGGGTGAGTAATATCACAGCTGCCACCTGCTTGCGCAGGCAGCTACATGGGTCAGGCGGCGGCGGGTTCGATGGCCTCGGTGATGACAGGGGCGGTGGTGGCTGTCTCCTCTTCGGCGGGGACCTGCACGGGCTCGGCCTTGCTGGTCACTTTGATGAAGAGGGGCAGGTACTTGTCCCAGTTGTCGAGGATGTCCTTGGCGCGGAGGCTTTCGGTCCGCTCCAGGTGGTCAGAGACCAGGGTGTGAAGCTGGTTGATGTCCTCGGGATCGGTGACTGCCTCGCCTTTGATCATCTCCGGATTGTGGAGCTGGTCGAAGCTGCCGGCTTCATCCAGCAAGTAGGCGAGACCGCCGCTCATGCCGGCACCGAAGTTTTTGCCAAAGGTGCCCAGGACGGCGACGACACCGCCGGTCATGTATTCGCAACCATGGTCGCCGATGCCTTCGACAACGGCGGTGGCACCGGAGTTACGCACGCAGAAGCGTTCGCCAGCACGGCCAGCTGCGAAGAGCTGGCCGCTGGTGGCACCGTACATGACGGTGTTGCCCATGATGCTGTTTTCCCAGGAGTTGCAGACGGGATTGAGGCGCGGACTTGGGCGGATGATGATCTCACCGCCGCAGAGGCCTTTGCCGACGTAGTCGTTGGCTTCGCCGACGAGGGTGAGCTTGACGCCACCGCAAAGGAAGGTGCCGAAGCTTTGGCCGGCGCTGCCTTCACAGGTGATGTCCACGCTGCCAGGGGGCAGGCCGTGGTTGCCGTGATGGAAGGCGATCTCGCCGCTGAGCTTGGTGCCGATGTTGCGGAAGGTGTTTTTGATCTTGTAACGGACCGGCTTGACCTTGCGCTTGTCGCTGATGGCGAACTGCGCGTCCTGGATGAGGCGGTCATCCAGAGGATGCTCGTCCAGGCCGTCGTTCTGGTTCATCTGGCAGGTGCGGGCGACGTCCTGTTTGATCTCCAGGCCGACGTCTTTGAGGACGCGGCTGAGGTCAATCATGTTGGCCTTTTTATGACCCGGGACCTGGCGCTGGCGCAGGAACTCAGGGCGGCCGATGAGGTCGTTCATCTTGGCGACGCCGAGCTGGGCCATGATGGCGCGGACTTCTTCAGCAACGCTGTTGAAGAAGTTCACCACGTGCTCCGGCTTGCCTTTGAACTTGGCGCGGAACTTGGGATCGGTGGTGGCGACGCCGACGGGGCAGTTGTTCAGGTGGCACTGGCGCACATACACACAGCCGAGGGCGATGAGGGCGATGGTGCCGAAGTTGAACTCCTCCGCGCCGAGCATGGCGGCGATGGCGATGTCACGGCCGTTGCGGAGACCGCCGTCCGTGCGCAGGGTGACGCGCTCGCGGAGACCGTTGAGCATGAGGACCTGTTGGGTTTCGGCCAGGCCGAGCTCCCAGGGCAGACCGGCGTGCTTGATGGAGCTGAGCGGGCTGGCCCCGGTACCGCCATCGTGGCCGGAGACCAGGATGATGTCAGCATTGGCCTTGGCCACACCGGCGGCGATGGTGCCGACGCCGGATTCGGCGACGAGCTTCACGCAGACGCGAGCACGAGGATTGGCTTCCTTCAAATCGTGGATGAGCTGGGCTAGGTCCTCGATGGAATAGATGTCATGATGCGGCGGCGGGCTGATGAGCATGACGCCGGGCGTGGTGTTGCGCAGACGGGCGATCATGCGGTTCACCTTCATGGCCGGGAGCTGTCCACCTTCGCCGGGCTTGGCACCTTGGGCCATTTTGATTTCCAGTTCCCAGGCATTGGCCAGGTATTCAGCGGTGACGCCGAAACGGCCGGAGGCCACCTGCTTGATCTTGGAGTTGGCCCAGTCGCCGTTGTCGTAGGGCTTGAAGCGCTTTGGATCCTCGCCGCCTTCACCGGAATCGGACTTGCCGCCAATGCGGTTCATGGCGATGGCGAG encodes:
- a CDS encoding AAA family ATPase — encoded protein: MADLELIRGLPPFLLERIIGQDHVIPKVVPIVQNGELGLSDPGRPKGTFLFLGPTGVGKTEITLLLCEYIFKDVNKHCIRLDMSEYQNQESLGLLLGQGEGSRGNMGRFYDRAEGRGIILFDEIEKAHPRVLDIFLQVLDAGRITVANGETLNLCNFYIVATSNIGADALMELKNSPMSTIERFIEDLAAAELRPEVLARFNVRCVFQKLGYAAQKQIASIMLNKELKNLRSKGYELTAGQGVIDLLVSQGVEPRLGVRRMRTTAESNCRHAVREALMAGKPTSGTLIAENGHLVIHS
- a CDS encoding thiol-disulfide oxidoreductase DCC family protein yields the protein MTAQAQFPTHIWLFDGVCNLCHEGVQFVLKHDRQGLIHFASIQSEAGRKLYSEHGLDPDAPDTMLFITPDGAFRESDAALELAAYLGGLWSLTRIFKIIPRPLRDRAYLFIARHRYQWFGKKDACPLPRPEWRDRFLD
- a CDS encoding TrbI/VirB10 family protein codes for the protein MKHLQKPGVQMALLAVVLMIAAGAFFLTKQPAPPVNAPPKEDRKGNPVTTETLALDDKKVTLEENRTARIGTDQQVERFVVPAKKPPPPSLINMGGSGKKKDEAPPPYPRLVHITNTTPPEFKPSEPEFFAPRGMLFKAALVLTVDSSSLETPVLALVTEDVYWNGRLIVPAGTQVHAQASKGRVRDRMEITGTYTFVWADGREYNINCVALDHVRLSDGSYGITDGSAGIRGQIIQNDQYAELKILVAEALQGIMNNQQDQFQTVYGLVPQNNSRNAALGGGSQAASAYSGLLTKKLEADLDFVRVAAGTQFYIFTKDVFEPDLASVAGLRQGGKAASSWQLAEETYQRAQAQAASASDGAAKTAETTRQAEEQRRTAERAARVSSLVSPAAATTTSTSSSSSTTP
- a CDS encoding alpha/beta hydrolase, with amino-acid sequence MSGLHAAETPPIRGLSRTDLLEHKDSSGALKKAATPAQWEIRRREAIAAFESVAGPLPGADKRCPLDLRVEEEADCGSYVRRLISYESSPGGRVSAYLCIPKAALAGQAAPGVLCLHPTENNIGFKVVVGLGGKPHRQYASELAERGYVTLAPSYPLLAQYQPDLKALGFTSGTMKAVWDNIRGLDLLETLPYVKKEAGFATIGHSLGGHNSIFTAVFDTRLKVIVTSCGFDSVLDYKGGNLKGWVQERYMLKMGDYLGRPQDVPFDYYELIACLAPRHLYVNAPLRDSNFKWDSVDRIAAAAAGVYQLYEAGDRIHIRHPDSDHDFPDVERYESYKLIESVLGKP
- a CDS encoding DUF4159 domain-containing protein; translation: MKLLPALFALGLLGYALAEEAASPTNFGITDGSVPEDPREAGRGGQFMDFPTWPVSKELPNDVFTFARLRYNSESYGWGRRRGGGRWTTDYPDADLNFSYRLQQLTSLQVSPKGAVVDINAEQMRHYPFIYMIEPGNISITDDEAKVMREYMLNGGFIMVDDFWGEQEWDTFYGALKQIFPDREPEELPLEHEIFHMVFPLKVKPQIPSVGHAMAGRSMGITAERQDAQTPHYRAIFDDNQRIVMMICHNTDLGDGWEEEGTDPWYFREFSEKYAYPLGINIVFYALTH